The following are from one region of the Mycolicibacterium helvum genome:
- a CDS encoding ATP-binding protein, producing the protein MTPSSAAASRPAVPLRDRLPALLIRPTPPPLLWGVLTALSFIAVETVIVHVLKRVAPDDAFGAIFLLGVLVVSASWGFGLAVATSLASAMAYVWFHVNEGSGSLIPAVVVFLTLALLTNLLVGQARQRGAEAIQISLELQASRARIVTAADQARRGFERDLHDGAQQRIVSLGLELRALEASVPEELTEIREQLSEIIDGVAHLHADLQELSRGIHPAILSRGGLGPAIKTLARRSAVPVSLDLDVDRRLPESVEVAAYYVVAEALTNAAKHAQADEVTVSATATDAELTLRIADDGIGGAGPGGGSGLIGLKDRVEALSGRLGIASLDGAGTTISVTIPLPTGG; encoded by the coding sequence ATGACTCCGTCCTCAGCTGCAGCTTCCCGCCCCGCCGTGCCCCTGCGTGATCGCCTGCCGGCGTTACTGATCCGGCCGACCCCGCCACCGCTGCTATGGGGCGTGCTCACCGCGCTCTCGTTCATCGCCGTGGAGACGGTGATTGTCCACGTTCTCAAGCGCGTGGCCCCCGACGACGCCTTCGGGGCGATTTTCCTGCTGGGCGTCCTGGTGGTGTCGGCCAGCTGGGGCTTCGGTCTGGCGGTGGCGACCTCACTGGCCAGTGCCATGGCCTATGTGTGGTTTCACGTCAACGAGGGCAGCGGCAGCCTGATCCCCGCGGTGGTGGTGTTCCTGACGTTGGCACTGCTGACCAATCTTCTCGTGGGCCAGGCCCGGCAACGCGGCGCCGAAGCCATCCAGATCAGCCTTGAGCTGCAGGCCTCGCGGGCACGCATCGTCACCGCGGCTGATCAGGCCCGCCGGGGATTCGAGCGCGACCTGCACGATGGTGCCCAGCAGCGGATCGTGTCGCTCGGGTTGGAGCTGCGTGCGCTCGAGGCGTCCGTGCCCGAGGAGCTGACCGAGATCCGCGAGCAGCTCAGCGAGATCATCGACGGGGTGGCCCACCTGCACGCCGACCTGCAGGAGCTGTCCCGGGGTATTCACCCGGCGATCCTGTCCAGGGGTGGCTTGGGACCCGCGATCAAGACGCTGGCCCGGCGCTCCGCGGTCCCGGTCAGCCTGGACCTCGACGTCGACCGCCGGCTACCCGAATCCGTGGAGGTCGCCGCCTACTACGTGGTCGCCGAGGCGCTCACCAACGCGGCCAAACACGCACAGGCCGACGAAGTCACCGTGTCGGCCACGGCGACCGACGCCGAGCTGACGCTGCGCATCGCCGACGACGGCATCGGTGGCGCCGGTCCCGGCGGCGGATCGGGTTTGATCGGGCTCAAGGACCGGGTTGAGGCGCTGTCCGGCCGGCTCGGCATCGCCAGCTTGGACGGCGCCGGGACGACAATCAGTGTGACGATCCCATTGCCCACTGGGGGCTAG
- a CDS encoding response regulator transcription factor: MRCLIVDDSVQFRTTASTILQRGGIAVVGMATNTADALRSYQELRPDVTLVDVDLGAESGFDVVQALHEVGAPASGMILISTHAESDLADLIAVSPVSGFLPKFAFSTQAVRDLVGDV, translated from the coding sequence ATGCGCTGTTTGATCGTCGATGACAGCGTTCAGTTCCGCACGACAGCCAGCACGATTCTGCAGCGCGGCGGGATCGCCGTGGTCGGCATGGCGACGAACACCGCCGACGCGCTGCGCAGCTACCAGGAACTGCGCCCCGACGTGACGCTCGTGGACGTCGACCTCGGTGCCGAAAGCGGATTCGACGTCGTACAAGCACTCCACGAGGTCGGGGCACCCGCGTCCGGGATGATCCTGATCTCCACCCATGCCGAATCCGACCTGGCCGACCTGATTGCCGTCAGCCCGGTATCGGGGTTCCTGCCGAAGTTCGCGTTCTCCACCCAGGCGGTACGGGATCTCGTCGGCGACGTGTAA
- a CDS encoding response regulator transcription factor yields the protein MAGTRVVVADDDVLLREGLASLLSRSGLEVVGQAGDGTELLDLVRGEHPDLVVTDIRMPPTHTTEGLDAARLIREEAPNTAILVLSAHVDVDHALELLSGGHAIGYLLKSRVTDVNDFLDTVGRVVNGASVIDPALVTELVSARRRNDPLEALSSREREVLALMAEGLSNGGIGRRIFVTEGTVEKHVRSILTKLDLPETNDDHRRVRAVIVYLESL from the coding sequence ATGGCAGGCACACGCGTGGTCGTGGCCGATGACGATGTGCTGCTGCGGGAGGGGCTGGCCAGCCTGCTCAGCCGCTCAGGTCTGGAGGTCGTCGGGCAGGCCGGTGACGGCACCGAGCTGCTGGACTTGGTCCGCGGGGAGCACCCCGACCTGGTGGTTACCGATATCCGCATGCCGCCCACCCACACCACCGAAGGTCTGGACGCGGCCCGGCTCATTCGCGAGGAAGCACCGAACACCGCGATCCTCGTGCTGTCGGCTCACGTCGACGTCGACCACGCCCTGGAGTTGTTGTCTGGAGGCCATGCCATCGGCTATCTGCTGAAGAGCCGGGTCACCGACGTCAACGATTTCCTCGACACGGTCGGCCGCGTCGTCAACGGTGCGTCGGTGATCGACCCGGCTCTGGTGACCGAGCTGGTCTCGGCCCGCCGTCGCAACGACCCGCTGGAAGCGCTGAGCAGCCGGGAGCGAGAAGTACTAGCGCTGATGGCCGAAGGGCTGTCCAATGGCGGTATCGGCCGGCGAATCTTCGTCACCGAGGGCACGGTGGAAAAGCATGTCCGCAGCATCTTGACCAAACTGGACCTGCCGGAGACCAACGACGACCACCGCCGAGTGCGCGCGGTGATCGTCTACCTCGAATCACTCTGA
- a CDS encoding flavin monoamine oxidase family protein produces MPKQKDIDADVIIVGAGLSGMIAARKLLEAGLQPVVLEADERVGGRILTEEVLPGLPVELGAQWIGDTHERMFALAADLGVETYPQFEDGETSYEFGDTGVLRENEFHTRYADELAELERVLRRLDELAAEVPVEAPWLAPRAAEWDGVTAGAWYDAQGLSTVARTLLEICTVGILAVPTAEVSFLHLLFTIQTCGVTSELFAESEGGAQTTRFVGGTSEIPRRLAALITDHIVLNAPVQLIEHSATGVTVHCRGGVVARGRRVIVAISPTLAGRIMYDPPLSGVRDQLTQRLPNGSSMKAFFVYDEPFWRADGLNGQLISDAGPARMSNDTCIPGDNHGVILMFLEGDQARTFGRLPEEERRAALTAELVRHYGSKAAKPEFYVDGEWSDRQWTRGCYNANLGPHVWTSYGPALSAPIGVIHWASTDTATYWSAYMEGAVDAGERAAQAVVVELLERR; encoded by the coding sequence ATGCCGAAGCAGAAGGACATCGACGCGGACGTCATCATTGTGGGCGCAGGGCTTTCGGGAATGATCGCCGCCCGCAAACTTCTCGAGGCCGGTTTGCAACCGGTGGTGCTGGAGGCCGACGAGCGCGTCGGCGGCCGCATCCTCACCGAGGAAGTCCTGCCGGGATTGCCGGTGGAGCTCGGCGCCCAGTGGATCGGCGATACCCACGAGCGGATGTTCGCACTGGCCGCCGACCTCGGGGTCGAGACCTACCCGCAGTTCGAGGACGGCGAGACGTCCTACGAGTTCGGCGACACCGGCGTGCTGCGCGAGAATGAGTTTCACACCCGCTACGCCGACGAGTTGGCCGAACTCGAGCGCGTGTTGCGCCGCCTCGACGAGTTGGCCGCCGAAGTTCCGGTGGAGGCGCCCTGGTTGGCGCCGCGGGCCGCGGAATGGGACGGTGTCACGGCCGGCGCCTGGTACGACGCGCAGGGCCTGTCGACGGTTGCCCGCACCCTGCTGGAGATCTGTACGGTCGGGATCCTGGCGGTGCCCACTGCCGAGGTGTCCTTCCTGCATCTGCTGTTCACCATTCAGACCTGCGGAGTGACCTCGGAGCTGTTCGCCGAATCCGAGGGTGGTGCCCAGACCACGCGGTTCGTCGGCGGCACCAGTGAAATCCCCCGCCGGCTGGCCGCGTTGATCACCGACCACATCGTGCTCAACGCTCCGGTTCAACTGATCGAACACTCCGCCACCGGCGTCACCGTGCACTGCCGCGGTGGAGTGGTCGCCCGTGGCCGACGGGTGATCGTCGCCATCTCGCCGACGCTTGCGGGCCGAATCATGTACGACCCGCCACTTTCCGGCGTCCGTGACCAGCTCACTCAACGACTGCCCAACGGTTCGTCGATGAAGGCGTTCTTCGTCTACGACGAACCCTTCTGGCGCGCCGACGGCTTGAACGGGCAGCTGATCTCCGACGCCGGCCCCGCCCGGATGTCCAACGACACCTGCATCCCCGGCGACAACCACGGCGTGATCCTGATGTTCTTGGAAGGCGACCAGGCCCGCACCTTCGGGCGTCTTCCCGAAGAAGAGCGCCGGGCCGCGCTGACCGCGGAACTGGTGCGCCACTACGGCAGCAAGGCGGCAAAGCCGGAGTTCTATGTGGACGGGGAATGGTCGGATCGGCAGTGGACGCGCGGCTGCTACAACGCCAACCTCGGCCCCCATGTGTGGACTTCGTACGGCCCCGCCCTCAGCGCACCGATAGGCGTGATCCATTGGGCGTCAACGGATACCGCCACCTATTGGAGCGCCTATATGGAGGGTGCCGTCGACGCCGGCGAGCGGGCGGCCCAGGCAGTCGTCGTCGAACTCCTTGAGCGTCGATGA
- a CDS encoding amino acid ABC transporter ATP-binding protein yields the protein MTDTTTGEVEYRVVADNVQKAFGDNKVLKGVSFTVERGTATAIIGPSGSGKTTLLRTLNALDRADAGVIRVDDIEIDFSTPTPKPEVRRFQSRSGFVFQGHNLFPHKTVLENIIEGPVIVQKRPKEEAVAEAVELLDQVGLAAKKDQYPYQLSGGQQQRVGIARALALKPKLVLFDEPTSALDPELVGEVLSVIKDLAVEGWTLVIVTHEIQFAKQVSSQVLFTDGGVILEKGPPSEVIGNPKEERTRQFLDRVLNPL from the coding sequence ATGACTGACACCACCACCGGCGAGGTCGAATACCGCGTCGTCGCCGACAACGTGCAGAAGGCGTTCGGCGACAACAAGGTACTCAAAGGCGTCTCGTTCACCGTGGAGCGGGGCACGGCGACCGCGATCATCGGGCCGTCCGGGTCGGGCAAGACGACACTGTTACGCACGCTCAACGCGCTCGACAGGGCCGATGCCGGGGTGATCCGGGTCGACGACATCGAGATCGACTTCTCGACGCCGACACCCAAACCCGAGGTGCGCAGATTCCAATCCCGTAGCGGCTTCGTGTTCCAGGGGCACAACCTGTTTCCGCACAAGACCGTGCTGGAGAACATCATCGAAGGCCCGGTGATCGTGCAGAAGCGGCCCAAGGAGGAGGCGGTGGCCGAAGCCGTCGAACTCCTCGACCAGGTCGGGCTGGCCGCCAAGAAGGACCAATATCCCTACCAACTGTCCGGCGGACAGCAGCAGCGGGTCGGTATCGCCAGGGCACTGGCGCTCAAGCCCAAACTGGTCCTGTTCGACGAACCGACCTCAGCGCTGGACCCCGAACTGGTCGGCGAGGTGCTCTCGGTGATCAAGGACCTTGCGGTCGAAGGGTGGACGCTGGTGATCGTCACCCACGAAATCCAGTTCGCCAAGCAGGTTTCCAGCCAGGTGCTGTTCACCGACGGTGGCGTCATTCTGGAGAAGGGGCCACCGTCGGAGGTGATCGGGAATCCGAAGGAGGAGCGCACCCGGCAGTTCCTGGATCGAGTCCTCAATCCGCTGTAG
- a CDS encoding ABC transporter permease subunit (The N-terminal region of this protein, as described by TIGR01726, is a three transmembrane segment that identifies a subfamily of ABC transporter permease subunits, which specificities that include histidine, arginine, glutamine, glutamate, L-cystine (sic), the opines (in Agrobacterium) octopine and nopaline, etc.) encodes MRHLPRAALVAIAMIAAVLVGGCGSQPDGGGPLSSGVLRVGTEGTYAPFSFQDPATGQLAGYDVDVANAVGQKLGKKVEFVQTPWDSIFAALEANRFDVVANEVTITPERQSKYDLSEPYSVGEGVIITRANDDSIKSLDDLKDKTVGASITSNWAQISRDAGATVAPVEGFTQAITLLNQGRVDAVVNDSIAFHAYQAETNNQSVKIGATIGEKSEQGFAARKNSGLLPDLNKALDELKADGTLAAISQKYLKANATGAPAAGGAEAGHRSVWKLIADNLWPLAKAAITVTVPLTVISFIFGLVIALVVALGRLSRNVVVSNVSRFYISIIRGTPLLVQLFIIFFALPQIGIKLEPFLAAVIAFSLNVGGYAAEIIRSAIQSIPKGQWEAAETIGYHYAGALRRIILPQAARVAVPPLSNTLISLVKDTSLASTILVTELLRTAQVAAAPTFEFFALYGTAAVYYWIICLVLSFGQSRLERRLERYVAR; translated from the coding sequence ATGCGTCACCTACCACGCGCTGCGCTAGTGGCCATCGCGATGATCGCCGCCGTGCTGGTGGGCGGCTGCGGATCGCAGCCCGACGGTGGCGGTCCGCTGTCCTCCGGTGTGCTGCGAGTCGGCACCGAGGGCACCTATGCGCCGTTCAGTTTCCAGGATCCCGCGACCGGACAACTTGCCGGTTACGATGTCGACGTCGCTAACGCAGTCGGCCAAAAGCTGGGCAAGAAGGTCGAATTCGTCCAGACACCATGGGATTCTATCTTCGCCGCATTGGAAGCCAACCGATTCGATGTGGTGGCCAACGAAGTCACCATCACCCCCGAACGGCAGAGCAAATACGACCTCTCCGAACCCTACTCGGTAGGCGAAGGCGTCATCATCACCCGGGCGAACGACGACTCGATCAAGTCCCTCGATGATCTCAAGGACAAGACCGTCGGTGCGAGCATCACCAGCAACTGGGCCCAGATCTCCCGCGACGCCGGCGCGACAGTGGCACCGGTGGAGGGCTTCACCCAGGCGATCACCCTACTCAACCAGGGCCGGGTGGACGCTGTTGTCAACGACAGCATCGCCTTTCACGCCTACCAGGCCGAGACCAACAACCAGTCGGTCAAGATCGGCGCGACGATCGGCGAGAAGAGCGAGCAGGGCTTCGCGGCCCGCAAGAACAGCGGCCTGCTGCCCGACCTGAACAAGGCACTCGATGAGCTGAAGGCCGACGGCACGCTGGCGGCGATCTCGCAGAAGTATCTGAAGGCCAACGCCACCGGGGCGCCGGCGGCCGGCGGAGCCGAAGCCGGCCACCGCTCAGTGTGGAAGCTCATCGCCGACAACTTGTGGCCGCTGGCCAAGGCCGCGATCACGGTGACCGTACCGCTCACCGTGATCAGCTTCATCTTCGGCCTAGTGATTGCGCTCGTGGTAGCGCTGGGCCGGTTGTCCAGGAATGTGGTGGTGTCGAACGTCTCCCGGTTCTACATTTCGATCATTCGCGGCACCCCACTGCTGGTGCAGTTGTTCATCATCTTCTTCGCACTGCCGCAGATCGGTATCAAACTCGAGCCGTTCCTGGCTGCGGTGATCGCCTTCAGCCTCAATGTCGGCGGCTACGCGGCTGAGATCATCCGCTCGGCGATCCAGAGCATTCCCAAGGGCCAATGGGAGGCCGCCGAAACCATCGGCTACCACTACGCCGGCGCGCTGCGGCGGATCATCCTCCCGCAAGCGGCCCGGGTGGCGGTGCCGCCGCTGTCCAACACGCTGATCTCTCTGGTCAAAGACACCTCCCTGGCGTCGACGATCCTGGTGACCGAGCTGCTGCGCACCGCACAGGTGGCCGCGGCGCCGACCTTCGAGTTCTTCGCGCTGTACGGCACAGCAGCTGTGTATTACTGGATCATCTGCCTGGTGCTCTCGTTCGGCCAAAGCCGCCTTGAACGCCGACTGGAAAGGTACGTGGCGCGATGA
- the gluQRS gene encoding tRNA glutamyl-Q(34) synthetase GluQRS, which translates to MTRPTSGAGRFAPSPSADLHIGNLRTAVLAWLFARSTGRRFLMRVEDLDDRTHDEVAHQQLADLAAIGVTWDGQPQWQSRQRERYDAVIARLADRGLVYECYCSRKDILGAPRAPHAPEGAYPGTCRELSDAERTAKRETGRPPALRLRADSAEYRVSDLVHGSYTGVVDDFVLRRGDGVPAYNLAVVVDDAQSGIDQVVRGDDLLSSSPRQAYLANLLGYPQPVYAHVPLVVNTEGKRLAKRDGAVTLAELGVPRAFGLITESLGWPAADMAELLRRFDPAQIPREPWVYQPV; encoded by the coding sequence GTGACCCGCCCAACATCGGGCGCGGGCCGGTTCGCCCCGAGCCCGTCAGCCGACTTGCACATCGGCAACTTGCGCACCGCTGTGCTCGCGTGGCTGTTCGCCCGCTCGACCGGACGGCGCTTCCTGATGCGCGTCGAAGACCTCGACGACCGGACCCACGACGAGGTGGCGCACCAGCAACTGGCCGATCTGGCCGCCATCGGCGTCACCTGGGATGGCCAGCCGCAGTGGCAATCCCGGCAGCGAGAGCGCTACGACGCGGTGATCGCTCGCCTGGCTGATCGCGGCCTTGTCTACGAATGCTATTGCAGCCGAAAGGATATTCTCGGCGCTCCGCGTGCACCGCACGCTCCCGAAGGGGCCTACCCTGGCACCTGTCGCGAGTTGAGCGACGCCGAACGAACCGCCAAGCGCGAGACCGGCCGACCGCCCGCGCTGCGGCTGCGGGCCGACAGCGCTGAGTACAGGGTCTCCGATCTGGTGCACGGCAGCTACACCGGCGTGGTCGACGATTTCGTGTTGCGTCGCGGTGACGGCGTGCCGGCCTACAACCTGGCCGTCGTCGTCGATGATGCGCAGTCCGGCATCGACCAGGTAGTCCGCGGTGACGACCTGCTGTCGTCCTCCCCGCGGCAGGCGTACCTGGCGAACCTGCTCGGCTATCCGCAGCCGGTGTACGCCCACGTGCCGCTGGTCGTCAACACCGAAGGGAAGCGACTGGCCAAACGCGACGGCGCAGTGACCCTGGCCGAGCTGGGGGTCCCTCGGGCCTTTGGGTTGATCACCGAATCACTGGGCTGGCCGGCAGCGGACATGGCCGAACTTCTGAGACGCTTCGACCCCGCCCAAATTCCCCGTGAGCCGTGGGTATATCAACCCGTTTGA